The genome window TTGCTTGATGTCTATTTTACCCAGTTTTTTCAAGGATTTTATTTCTCCGTAAGGGTATTTCCCTTTCATAAACTGAATTAAACAGCATTTTAAGTCTTGTCCGGCCGCTCTTGTTAAAAGGCCTATTCCGGCGCTTGTTTTGCCCTTTCCGTCTCCGGTGTAGACATGAACAAGTCCTGTTTTGGTTTTTGCGTTTTTCCAAGCGGGTCTTTGTTTCATGTGAACCATTATTCAAAAATAATGTTTTCCGTAATTCTTATTTTATTCTCTCTTGTTTCTGAGTCTACCAAAATAGCAAAAACATCAATTTGGAATTCTGTGTTTTCTGAAATATTTTTTTCCGCCAGATAAGTTTTTATCGTTTTCTCCAACCGTTGTTTTTTATGGAAGTGGACATTTGCTTCCGGTATTAGATTTTCAAAGTCTGTTTCATATGAAACAGACTTAACTTCTATAAAATGCAAGATCTTTTTATTCCGAGTCTTGTCAAAGGATTCTGCTATCACATCTATCTCTCCCCATTTTTTTCTGTAATTTCTTTCAAGGATTTTATATCCGTGTTTCACAAGATGTTTCACGGTAATATCTTCCCCTTCTTTTCCTAGGTTGAGATGCTGAGCCATTTTAAAAAAGGATTTTAGGATTCTTTAGAGTTTCATATGAAACTCTAAAAAAGACCTTTTTGCTTATTTTTGTTGTTCCTGCTCAACGCCTTTCCCACTAACTTCGCCTTCTTCCGTTGCCTGCGCGATAGATTCGCCGGCTCTTGAACAAATATCAAGTTTCCACCCTGTTAGTTTTGCGGCTAACCGTACATTTTGACCTCTTTTCCCAATTGCCAAAGATACTTGTTCTTCAGAAACCATAACAGAAGCTTCTTTTCCGTGCGGTTTTATCTCTACTTCCAAAACTTTTGCCGGAGAAAGGGAATTGGCGATAAGGCTGGATGGTTCGTCAGACCATTCTATAATGTCTATTTTTTCGCCGCCAAGCTCGGAAATAATAGTGCTTACACGAACCCCTTTCTGTCCGACGCAGGATCCGACAGGGTCAATTTCCTCTTTGTTTGAGGAAACCGCAATTTTGGAACGAGAACCTGCTTCTCTGGCAACGCTTTTTATTTCCACTATTCCGTTGGATATTTCCGGCACTTCCATTTCAAAAAGCTTGGTAAGAAATTTTGGATGTGTTCGGGAAAGGTAGATATTTATGCCTTTTGGAGTTTGCTCTATGAGGAAAATAATAGCTTTTATGCGTTCTCCAAGCCTGTATCTTTCTCCTCTGACCTGTTCTTCTCGCGGCAAAACAGCCGTGGCGCGGCCTAAATCAAGGAAAATATTTCCACCCTCTATTCTTTGGATAATACCGCTCGCTATTTCTCCTTCTTTATTCTTAAATTCGCCGTAAATTGAGTCTCTTTCCGCTTCTCTGATGCGTTGGATTATAACTTGTTTGCCTGTTTGAGCCGCTATTCTTCCGTAATCTGCCTGTGATTCGAGTGAAAAAATAAGTTCATCTCCGGTTTTTACGTCTTTTCTGATTTTTTGAGCCTCTTTTATCATTATATGCCGTTCTGGATTGAATCTTATTTTGCGAATTTCTCCCTCTTCGAGCGGTTCTTCGACGATTTCTTCTGTTTCTTCGTTTTCTTCTCCTGTTTCAGGTTTTATCATTGTTTCGTCCAAGACTGTTTTTATCTGGGAAAACTCGGTTTTACCTGTCTTAAGGTCAAATTTAGCCCTTATAATTTGGCCTTTTTTGCCGTAATCCTTTTTATAGGCAGCCGCCAGCGCGTCTTCAAGGGTCTCTATAATTTTTTCTTTTGGGATATTTTTTTCGGTTTCCAGCTGTTCCAATGTTGATTGAAGAGTTTTTAGGTCAATCATATGTAAGTAATTTTAATTATAAACTTTAAATTCTAAGGTTTCTTTAAAAGTTTCTATTTAAAAATCCGCTCGGCTTAAGCAGAACGGATTCTTTTTTAAGAATAGGGGAACTTTTTTAAATTGTCAAATCTATTGACAAAAACGGGAATGTTTGCTTTACTTGGCGGTGAATTGTCCGTTGAAAAAAATCTTTTTGGCAATGCAGCTATGGAGAGAAAGGAGTTAGGAATACCACATTGGAAAAAACCTATTATAGTATGAAGGAGGAAATAGTATGGCGGCAAAATTGTGCGGTCAAAATTTGAAAGACGCGGTAAAGGTTTACAATGAAATGTTTGCTGACCTTAAACGGTGTTTTGTCGGCAGAGATCATGTTGTGGATGTTCTGAGATATGCTGTTGCTCAATGCCAACATGTTTTGATTTTCGGCGACCCTGGTACGGCCAAAACGGCCATCTTTGACGTATTTTTCTCCGGAATTGAAGGTGCCAACGGATTTCATGTCGAGCTCAATATGTTTATGACGGCGGACGAACTTTTCGGTCCGCTTAATCCGAAGAAAATGCGAGAAGAAGGTGTCCTTGAACATAATATAGAAGGGATGTTGCCTCAAGCAAATTTGGCACGGCTTGGAGAGTTTCTCGATGCCAATATGCCGCTTTTGCGTTCGACTTTGTCGGCGTTAAACGAGCGCCGGTTCATCAGAGGCAAACAGGCAGT of Candidatus Paceibacterota bacterium contains these proteins:
- a CDS encoding YraN family protein; translated protein: MAQHLNLGKEGEDITVKHLVKHGYKILERNYRKKWGEIDVIAESFDKTRNKKILHFIEVKSVSYETDFENLIPEANVHFHKKQRLEKTIKTYLAEKNISENTEFQIDVFAILVDSETRENKIRITENIIFE
- the nusA gene encoding transcription termination factor NusA, producing MDLKTLQSTLEQLETEKNIPKEKIIETLEDALAAAYKKDYGKKGQIIRAKFDLKTGKTEFSQIKTVLDETMIKPETGEENEETEEIVEEPLEEGEIRKIRFNPERHIMIKEAQKIRKDVKTGDELIFSLESQADYGRIAAQTGKQVIIQRIREAERDSIYGEFKNKEGEIASGIIQRIEGGNIFLDLGRATAVLPREEQVRGERYRLGERIKAIIFLIEQTPKGINIYLSRTHPKFLTKLFEMEVPEISNGIVEIKSVAREAGSRSKIAVSSNKEEIDPVGSCVGQKGVRVSTIISELGGEKIDIIEWSDEPSSLIANSLSPAKVLEVEIKPHGKEASVMVSEEQVSLAIGKRGQNVRLAAKLTGWKLDICSRAGESIAQATEEGEVSGKGVEQEQQK